Proteins from one Paraburkholderia acidisoli genomic window:
- a CDS encoding SDR family oxidoreductase, with product MSGEWVLVTGGTGFIAQHCILALLERGYRVRTTVRSLAREKDVRAQLRVGGNVADERLSFVEADLSNDAGWHEAMSGCAYVMHGASPTPSGDQVTEDDWVRPAVEGNLRVLRAARDAGVKRVVLTSAFGAIGVGHAPDYRRPFDETDWSDLTGDVAPYQKSKTLAERAAWDFIAREGGELELSAVNPVAVLGPVLGADFSHSTRIIKSLLDGQPGCVNINSCFVDVRDVADLHVLAMTHPAAHGERFLATAGASLLMIEVAKVLRDRLGAAAARVPTTVWPDEEVRKHPAMKSVAPLLGIDMNATSAKAIRLLGWHPRSSEEAIIASAESFLRLGLIDGQA from the coding sequence ATGAGCGGCGAATGGGTTTTGGTTACGGGCGGCACCGGTTTCATTGCACAGCATTGCATTCTCGCGCTGCTCGAACGCGGCTATCGCGTGCGGACGACGGTGCGCTCGCTTGCGCGGGAAAAGGACGTGCGCGCCCAGTTGCGCGTCGGCGGCAACGTGGCGGACGAACGTCTGTCATTCGTCGAGGCCGATCTTTCGAACGACGCCGGCTGGCATGAAGCGATGTCGGGCTGCGCTTACGTCATGCATGGCGCCTCGCCCACGCCGTCGGGCGATCAGGTCACTGAAGACGACTGGGTCCGGCCCGCCGTCGAAGGCAATCTGCGCGTGCTGCGCGCCGCGCGCGACGCGGGGGTCAAACGCGTCGTGCTGACTTCGGCGTTCGGCGCGATCGGCGTGGGGCATGCGCCCGACTATCGGCGTCCCTTCGATGAAACGGACTGGAGCGATCTGACTGGCGACGTCGCGCCGTATCAGAAGTCGAAGACGCTCGCGGAGCGTGCCGCGTGGGACTTCATCGCGCGCGAGGGCGGCGAACTGGAACTGTCGGCGGTAAATCCCGTGGCGGTGCTCGGCCCCGTGCTGGGCGCGGATTTTTCGCATTCCACACGGATCATCAAGAGCCTGCTGGACGGGCAACCCGGCTGCGTGAACATCAACTCGTGTTTCGTCGATGTCCGCGACGTCGCCGATCTGCATGTGCTGGCGATGACCCACCCCGCCGCGCATGGCGAGCGCTTTCTCGCGACGGCGGGCGCGAGCCTGCTGATGATCGAAGTCGCAAAGGTGCTGCGCGACAGGCTCGGCGCGGCGGCGGCCAGAGTGCCGACCACCGTCTGGCCAGACGAGGAAGTCCGCAAGCATCCCGCCATGAAGTCGGTTGCGCCCTTGCTCGGCATCGACATGAACGCGACGAGCGCCAAGGCCATCCGCCTGCTCGGCTGGCACCCGCGGTCGAGCGAGGAAGCCATCATCGCGAGTGCGGAGAGTTTCCTGCGGCTCGGCTTGATCGACGGACAAGCGTGA